In Daucus carota subsp. sativus chromosome 4, DH1 v3.0, whole genome shotgun sequence, one DNA window encodes the following:
- the LOC108217018 gene encoding pleiotropic drug resistance protein 1: MASNSLRLSSSSVWRNSVDVFSQSSTRDSYDDEEALKWATLQKLATYNRLKKGLLVKSNGSGGNSIDEVDIQNLGVQEKKELIERLMRDSEGGNEKFLLKLRKRLDRVGIDLPKIEVRFEHLKVDAKVYVGSRALPSFLNSVWNMLEGFFNCLHILPDRKKNLSILSDVSGIIKPGRMALLLGPPSSGKTTLLLALAGRLDSDLKVSGRVTYNGHEMHEFVPNRTAAYISQNDCHIGELTVKETLAFSARCQGIGFRYEMLAELSRREKEANVKPDPDIDLFMKAAATEGQEASVVTDYVLKLLGLDICANTVVGSDMMRGISGGQKKRVTTGEMLVGPSNALFMDEISTGLDSSTTYQIVNSLGHTVHILEGTAVISLLQPDPETYNLFDDIILLSDGHIVYQGPREHVLEFFESMGFKCPDRKGVADFLQEVTSKQDQEKYWLHRDEPHRFIPAQEFSKAYQAFHVGQRMRVDLGTPFDKSKSHPAALTTNKFGVKKMELLKACTSREILLMKRNAFLYIFKSSQLFLMALIAMTLFLRTNMHKESVKDGGIYMGALFFTVTCIMFNGMPEMAITMGRLPVFYKHRDLQFYPPWSYSLPAWIIKIPISVIEAFVWIVLTYYVIGLDPNVGRLFKQYLLLVLLNQMGTALYRCIAAIGRTLVVANKCGSFALLILFALGGFVLSRDNVHVWWIWGYWLSPMMYGMNAIAVNEFLGHQWNQPLGIMILKSRGFFPYAYWYWIGVGALLGFTLLFNFCFTLALSFLDPIGKPQAGRSHADKGDQIRRNSHGEANHNRRKGMVLPFEPHSITFDDITYSVDMPQQLKEQGIPENKLMLLKGVSGAFRPGVLTALMGVSGAGKTTLMDVLAGRKTGGYIEGHITISGYPKKQETFARISGYCEQNDIHSPHVTVYESLLYSAWLRLPSDVNSERKKMFVDEVMELVELKSLRDALVGLPGVSGLSTEQRKRLTIAVELVANPSIIFMDEPTSGLDARAAAIVMRTVRNTVDTGRTVVCTIHQPSIDIFEAFDELLLMKQGGLELYVGPVGRHSCELIKYFEEIEGINKIREGYNPATWALEVTSSNQELILGVDFTEVYRNSDLYRRNKALIKELSTPQPGSRDLSFRTQYSQSFLIQFLTCLWKQRASYWRNPPYTAARFFFTTSIALLFGTMFWDLGNKRRVRQDLFNSMGCMYSAVTFIGIQNASSVQPVVAVEKTVFYRERAAGMYSSMAYALAQVLVEIPYIFVQTVVYGVIVYSMIGFEWTAAKFFWYIFFMFVTLLYYTFFGMMTVAVAPNPSIASIVSGLFFGLWNLFAGFIVPRTRIPIWWRWYYWANPVAWTLYGLLASQYGDVKDVLEDEHVSVAEFLQTYFGYEHDFIGVSAAVVSGFTLLFAFVFALSTRVLNFQNR; the protein is encoded by the exons ATGGCAAGTAACAGTCTAAGACTCAGTAGTTCTTCAGTTTGGAGAAATAGTGTAGATGTTTTCTCACAGTCATCAACAAGAGATAGTTATGATGATGAGGAAGCTCTCAAATGGGCTACTCTGCAGAAACTGGCTACTTATAATCGTCTCAAGAAAGGCCTTCTCGTTAAGTCGAATGGTTCTGGTGGAAATAGTATAGATGAAGTTGACATTCAGAATCTTGGTGTTCAAGAGAAGAAGGAGCTCATAGAAAGACTAATGAGAGATTCTGAAGGTGGTAATGAGAAGTTCTTGCTCAAACTCCGGAAAAGGCTTGACAG GGTTGGGATCGATTTACCGAAAATCGAAGTCAGATTTGAGCATTTGAAAGTTGATGCAAAAGTTTATGTAGGAAGCAGGGCTTTACCAAGTTTTCTGAATTCTGTGTGGAATATGCTGGag GGCTTCTTCAACTGCCTCCACATACTACCAGATAGAAAGAAGAATTTGTCTATACTTAGTGATGTTAGTGGAATAATCAAGCCTGGCAG AATGGCATTGCTACTAGGCCCACCAAGTTCTGGCAAGACAACATTGTTGTTGGCTTTGGCAGGAAGGCTTGATTCTGATCTGAAA GTTTCCGGGAGGGTGACTTACAATGGTCATGAAATGCATGAATTTGTACCCAACAGGACAGCTGCATATATCAGCCAAAATGATTGCCATATTGGAGAATTGACTGTGAAAGAAACCTTGGCTTTCTCTGCTAGGTGCCAGGGAATCGGATTTCGTTATG AGATGTTGGCTGAACTGTCAAGAAGAGAGAAAGAGGCAAATGTTAAGCCAGATCCTGATATTGATCTCTTTATGAAG GCTGCTGCAACTGAAGGACAAGAGGCCAGCGTGGTCACAGATTATGTGCTGAAG CTTTTGGGATTAGATATATGTGCAAATACAGTGGTTGGGAGTGACATGATGAGGGGTATTTCTGGAGGGCAGAAGAAGCGGGTTACTACAG GTGAGATGTTGGTTGGACCATCAAATGCTCTTTTTATGGATGAGATATCTACTGGTTTGGACAGTTCGACAACATATCAGATTGTGAATTCACTGGGTCACACAGTCCACATTCTTGAAGGAACTGCAGTCATCTCCCTTTTGCAGCCAGACCCTGAGACTTATAATCTATTCGATGATATTATCCTCCTATCTGATGGCCATATAGTTTACCAAGGTCCTCGGGAACACGTGCTTGAGTTTTTTGAATCTATGGGTTTCAAGTGTCCAGACAGGAAAGGAGTCGCAGACTTCTTGCAGGAA GTAACATCAAAACAAGACCAGGAAAAATATTGGCTGCACAGAGATGAGCCTCACAGATTTATTCCAGCCCAAGAATTTTCTAAAGCTTACCAAGCATTCCATGTGGGCCAAAGAATGAGAGTCGATCTTGGAACTCCATTTGACAAGAGCAAAAGCCACCCAGCTGCTTTGACAACTAATAAGTTTGGAGTTAAGAAGATGGAACTCTTAAAGGCATGCACCTCAAGAGAAATCTTACTTATGAAACGGAATGCATTTTTATACATCTTCAAATCGAGCCAA CTTTTCTTAATGGCGTTGATTGCAATGACACTGTTCCTGAGAACTAATATGCACAAAGAATCAGTAAAAGACGGAGGCATATACATGGGTGCTTTGTTTTTTACAGTTACATGCATAATGTTTAATGGAATGCCCGAAATGGCTATAACAATGGGAAGGCTCCCCGTGTTTTACAAACATAGGGACCTTCAATTCTATCCCCCATGGTCATATTCCCTGCCTGCATGGATCATCAAGATCCCTATTTCAGTTATTGAAGCTTTTGTTTGGATAGTCCTCACCTATTATGTTATCGGATTGGATCCAAATGTTGGAAG GTTGTTTAAACAGTACCTACTGTTAGTACTACTCAACCAGATGGGTACTGCATTATATAGGTGCATTGCAGCAATCGGTAGGACTTTGGTTGTTGCAAACAAGTGTGGTTCATTTGCACTGCTTATTCTTTTTGCGCTTGGAGGCTTTGTCTTATCACGAG ATAATGTACATGTTTGGTGGATATGGGGGTACTGGCTTTCGCCAATGATGTATGGGATGAATGCAATTGCAGTGAATGAATTTCTTGGCCATCAATGGAATC AGCCACTAGGAATCATGATTTTGAAATCACGAGGGTTCTTCCCATATGCTTATTGGTATTGGATAGGAGTTGGGGCACTGCTTGGATTTACATTACTTTTCAATTTCTGCTTCACATTGGCTCTCAGTTTTCTTGACC CTATTGGGAAGCCTCAAGCT GGCCGTTCACATGCGGATAAAGGTGATCAAATTAGAAGAAACTCACATGGTGAGGCTAATCATAACAGGAGAAAGGGAATGGTTCTCCCTTTTGAACCACACTCAATAACATTTGATGACATTACGTACTCTGTTGACATGCCTCAG CAATTGAAAGAACAAGGCATACCTGAGAATAAGTTGATGCTCCTGAAAGGTGTGAGTGGGGCTTTCAGGCCAGGTGTTCTCACTGCTTTAATGGGTGTCAGTGGTGCTGGAAAAACAACTTTGATGGATGTACTGGCTGGTAGAAAAACAGGTGGATATATTGAAGGTCATATTACAATCTCCGGATATCCAAAAAAACAAGAAACTTTTGCCCGGATATCTGGATACTGTGAACAGAATGACATTCATTCACCTCATGTCACTGTCTATGAGTCCTTGCTCTACTCAGCATGGCTGCGCCTGCCTTCAGATGTTAATTCTGAGCGTAAAAAG ATGTTTGTTGATGAGGTCATGGAACTTGTTGAACTAAAATCATTGAGGGATGCACTTGTTGGCCTGCCAGGTGTAAGTGGGCTATCAACTGAGCAGCGGAAGAGACTAACTATTGCGGTTGAGCTAGTGGCGAACCCATCAATAATATTTATGGATGAGCCTACATCAGGACTGGATGCAAGGGCGGCTGCTATTGTTATGAGAACAGTGAGAAACACCGTTGACACAGGAAGAACCGTCGTTTGCACCATCCATCAACCAAGCATAGACATATTTGAAGCTTTCGATGAG TTATTACTTATGAAACAAGGAGGACTGGAGCTGTATGTTGGACCAGTGGGACGCCATTCCTGCGAGCTAATCAAATATTTTGAG GAAATAGAAGGGATAAATAAAATTAGGGAGGGATATAATCCAGCCACTTGGGCCTTGGAAGTTACAAGTTCAAATCAAGAACTGATTCTTGGAGTTGATTTTACTgaagtttataggaattcagATCTGTACAG AAGAAACAAGGCTCTAATAAAAGAATTAAGTACCCCTCAGCCGGGATCAAGGGATCTGTCGTTCCGTACTCAGTACTCTCAGTCATTCCTCATCCAGTTTTTGACATGCCTATGGAAACAGAGGGCATCATACTGGCGAAATCCTCCCTACACTGCAGCCAGATTCTTCTTTACTACATCTATCGCGTTGTTGTTTGGGACAATGTTCTGGGATCTTGGCAACAAGAg GAGGGTTCGACAGGATCTGTTCAATTCTATGGGATGTATGTATAGTGCAGTAACCTTTATTGGGATCCAAAATGCTTCATCTGTGCAGCCCGTGGTGGCTGTCGAAAAAACAGTATTTTACAGAGAGAGAGCTGCTGGAATGTACTCTTCCATGGCTTATGCATTAGCTCAG GTGCTGGTAGAAATACCATACATTTTTGTGCAAACTGTGGTGTATGGTGTTATTGTTTACTCGATGATCGGATTTGAGTGGACTGCGGCAAAATTCTTCTGGTACATATTCTTCATGTTTGTGACATTATTGTACTACACCTTCTTTGGCATGATGACTGTGGCTGTGGCTCCCAACCCAAGCATCGCTTCTATTGTATCTGGGTTGTTTTTCGGATTATGGAACTTGTTTGCTGGATTTATTGTCCCTAGAACT AGGATACCGATATGGTGGAGATGGTACTACTGGGCAAATCCTGTTGCATGGACATTGTATGGGCTCTTGGCTTCTCAGTATGGAGATGTGAAGGATGTGCTGGAGGATGAACATGTTAGTGTCGCGGAATTCTTGCAGACGTACTTTGGATATGAGCATGACTTTATCGGAGTTTCTGCAGCTGTTGTTTCTGGTTTTACACTTTTATTTGCTTTCGTTTTCGCCTTGTCAACTAGAGTGCTCAACTTTCAGAACAGATAG
- the LOC108216150 gene encoding pleiotropic drug resistance protein 1, with protein sequence MDEIDLYRASNSSRANSTSIWRNSGADIFSRSSTRDDYDDEEALKWAALQKLATYNRLKKGLLVKANSYGVNGISEVDIQNLDVQEKKELLDRLIKDSEGGNENFLLKLRKRLDRVGIDLPKIEVRFQQLKIDAKVYVGSRALPSFLNSVWNMLEGFLNCLHILPDRKKNLSILRDVSGIIRPGRMTLLLGPPSSGKTTLLLALSGKLDPNLKVSGKVTYNGHGMNEFVPNRTAAYISQNDCHIGELTVKETLAFSARCQGVGFRYEMLAELSRREKEANIKPDPDIDLYMKAAAIEGQEASVVTDYVLKLLGLDICADTVVGSDMMRGISGGQKKRVTTGEMLVGPSNALFMDEISTGLDSSTTYQIVNSLRHTVHILQGTAVISLLQPAPETYNLFDDIILLSDGHIVYQGPREYVLEFFESMGFKCPERKGVADFLQEVTSKQDQEQYWMRQDKPYRFVTAQKFSNAYLAFHVGRRMRADLRTPFDKSKSHPAALTTNKFGVKKMELLKACTSREILLMKRNSFVYIFKSTQFLIMALITIALFPRTIMHRDSVNDGVLYMGALFYAVMSIMLNGIAEMPMTIARLPVFYKQRDLQFHPPWSYALPTWIIKIPISLIEAFVWVFLTYYVIGFDPNVGRLFKQYLLLVLINQMGSALYRCIAALSRSLVVAGKFGSFALLILFALGGFVLSRVNVKVWWIWGYWISPMMYGMNAIAVNEFLGHQWNHVLANTTEPLGIIILKSRGFFPYAYWYWIGVGALLGFILLFNLCFTLALTFLNPIGKPQAVIPEESKNSSTKDRGDHNRRNSHGSSTTGYNGEANHNRRKGMVLPFEPHSITFDDITYSVDMPQPLKDQGITEDKLMLLKGVSGAFRPGVLTALMGVSGAGKTTLMDVLAGRKTGGYIEGHITISGYPKKQETFARISGYCEQNDIHSPHVTVYESLLYSAWLRLPSDVNSERKKMFVDEVMELVELKSLRDALVGLPGVSGLSTEQRKRLTIAVELVANPSIIFMDEPTSGLDARAAAIVMRTVRNTVDTGRTVVCTIHQPSIDIFEAFDELLLMKQGGLELYVGPVGRRSCELIRYFEEIEGISKISEGYNPATWVLEVTSSKQEMIFGVDFTEIYRNSDLYRRNKSLIKELSTPRPGSSDLSFRTQYAQSFFSQFLTCLWKQRASYWRNPPYTAARFFFTTFIAVLYGTIFWDLGSKRRHRQDLFNSMGSLYSSVLFIGAQNASSVQPVVTVERTVFYRERAAGMYSVLSYALAQVLVEIPYILLQTVVYGVIVYAMIGFEWNAAKFFWFLFFMFTTLLYYTFYGMMTVAVTPNPSVASIIASSFYGLWNLFAGFIVPRPRMPIWLRWYYWANPVAWTLYGLLASQFGDVKDVLVDEHVSVEEFLQTYFGFHHDFIGVAAAVVSGFVLLFAFVYAFSIRVLNFQNR encoded by the exons ATGGATGAAATTGATCTATACAGAGCAAGCAACAGTTCAAGAGCAAACAGTACTTCAATTTGGAGAAATAGTGGTGCAGATATTTTCTCACGATCATCTACAAGagatgattatgatgatgaagaagctcTTAAGTGGGCTGCTCTTCAAAAACTTGCTACTTATAATCGTTTAAAGAAAGGCCTTTTAGTTAAGGCCAATAGTTATGGTGTAAATGGCATTAGCGAAGTTGATATACAGAATCTTGATGTTCAAGAGAAAAAGGAGTTACTAGACAGACTAATAAAAGATTCTGAAGGTGGTAACGAAAATTTCTTGCTCAAACTCAGAAAAAGACTTGACAG GGTTGGGATTGATTTACCAAAAATCGAGGTTAGATTTCAGCAGTTGAAAATTGATGCGAAAGTTTATGTAGGAAGCAGGGCTTTACCAAGTTTTCTGAATTCTGTGTGGAATATGTTGGAG GGCTTCTTGAACTGCCTCCACATACTACCAGATAGAAAGAAGAATTTGTCTATACTTCGTGATGTTAGTGGAATAATCAGGCCTGGCAG aaTGACATTGCTATTAGGCCCACCAAGTTCTGGCAAGACAACGCTGCTATTGGCTTTGTCTGGAAAGCTTGATCCTAATCTTAAA GTTTCCGGGAAGGTGACTTACAATGGTCACGGAATGAACGAATTTGTACCCAACAGGACGGCTGCATATATCAGTCAAAATGATTGCCATATCGGAGAACTGACAGTGAAAGAAACCTTGGCTTTCTCTGCTAGGTGCCAGGGAGTTGGATTTCGATATG AGATGTTGGCTGAACTCTCGAGAAGAGAGAAAGAGGCAAACATTAAGCCAGACCCTGATATTGATCTCTATATGAAG GCTGCTGCAATTGAAGGACAAGAGGCTAGCGTGGTCACTGATTACGTTCTAAAG CTTTTGGGACTAGACATATGTGCAGATACAGTGGTGGGAAGTGATATGATGAGGGGTATCTCCGGAGGGCAAAAGAAGCGTGTTACTACAG GCGAGATGTTAGTTGGACCATCAAACGCACTTTTTATGGATGAGATATCTACTGGTTTGGATAGTTCAACCACATATCAGATTGTAAATTCACTGCGTCACACTGTCCATATTCTTCAAGGAACTGCAGTCATCTCCCTTTTGCAGCCAGCCCCTGAGACCTATAATCTATTTGATGATATTATCCTACTATCTGATGGCCATATAGTTTACCAAGGTCCTCGTGAATATGTGCTTGAGTTTTTTGAATCCATGGGTTTCAAGTGTCCAGAGAGGAAAGGAGTTGCAGACTTCTTGCAGGAA GTAACATCAAAACAAGATCAGGAACAATACTGGATGCGTCAAGATAAGCCTTACAGATTTGTTACGGCCCAAAAATTTTCCAATGCTTACCTAGCATTCCATGTGGGCCGAAGAATGAGAGCTGATCTTAGAACTCCATTCGACAAGAGCAAAAGCCACCCAGCTGCTTTGACTACTAATAAGTTTGGAGTTAAAAAGATGGAACTCTTAAAGGCATGCACCTCAAGAGAAATATTACTTATGAAACGGAACTCATTTGTCTACATCTTCAAATCGACCCAG ttTTTGATAATGGCGTTGATTACCATAGCACTCTTCCCGAGAACTATTATGCACAGAGATTCAGTAAATGATGGAGTCTTGTACATGGGGGCATTGTTTTATGCGGTTATGTCAATTATGTTGAATGGAATTGCGGAGATGCCTATGACAATTGCAAGGCTTCCTGTTTTTTACAAACAAAGGGACCTTCAGTTTCACCCCCCATGGTCATATGCGCTGCCTACATGGATCATCAAGATTCCTATTTCACTTATTGAAGCTTTCGTGTGGGTATTCTTGACCTACTACGTTATTGGGTTCGACCCAAATGTTGGAAG GTTGTTTAAACAGTACCTGCTTTTAGTACTAATCAACCAGATGGGTTCTGCATTATATCGGTGCATTGCAGCACTTAGTAGGAGTTTGGTTGTTGCAGGCAAGTTTGGATCCTTTGCACTACTTATTCTTTTTGCGCTTGGGGGCTTTGTCCTATCACGAG TTAATGTAAAGGTTTGGTGGATATGGGGTTACTGGATTTCACCAATGATGTATGGGATGAATGCGATTGCAGTGAATGAATTTCTCGGGCACCAGTGGAATCAT GTTCTTGCTAACACCACGGAGCCACTaggaatcataattttaaaatcaagagGGTTCTTCCCGTACGCATATTGGTATTGGATTGGCGTTGGGGCGTTGCTTGGATTTATATTACTGTTCAATTTATGCTTCACATTGGCTCTTACTTTTCTTAACC CTATTGGGAAGCCTCAAGCTGTTATACCAGAAGAAAGTAAAAATAGTTCAACCAAAG ATAGAGGTGATCATAACAGAAGAAACTCACATGGTTCATCCACAACAGGATATAATGGGGAGGCTAATCATAACAGGAGAAAAGGAATGGTTCTACCTTTTGAACCGCACTCGATAACATTTGATGACATTACGTACTCTGTTGACATGCCTCAG CCACTGAAAGACCAAGGCATAACTGAGGATAAGTTAATGCTCCTTAAAGGTGTGAGTGGGGCTTTCAGGCCAGGTGTTCTCACTGCTTTAATGGGTGTCAGTGGTGCTGGAAAAACAACTTTGATGGATGTACTGGCTGGTAGAAAAACAGGTGGATATATTGAAGGTCATATTACAATCTCCGGATATCCAAAAAAACAAGAAACTTTTGCCCGGATATCTGGATACTGTGAACAGAATGACATTCATTCACCTCATGTCACTGTCTATGAGTCCTTGCTCTACTCAGCATGGCTGCGCCTGCCTTCAGATGTTAATTCTGAGCGTAAAAAG ATGTTTGTTGACGAGGTCATGGAACTTGTCGAACTAAAATCATTAAGGGATGCACTTGTTGGCCTGCCAGGTGTAAGTGGCCTATCCACTGAGCAGCGGAAGAGACTAACTATTGCAGTTGAGCTGGTGGCGAACCCATCAATAATATTTATGGATGAGCCTACATCAGGACTGGATGCAAGGGCTGCTGCTATTGTTATGAGAACAGTGAGAAACACAGTTGACACAGGAAGAACCGTCGTTTGCACCATCCATCAACCAAGCATAGACATATTTGAAGCTTTTGATGAG TTATTACTGATGAAACAAGGAGGATTGGAGCTGTATGTTGGACCAGTAGGAAGGCGTTCCTGCGAACTAATCCGATACTTTGAG GAAATAGAAGGGATAAGTAAAATCAGCGAGGGATATAATCCAGCCACTTGGGTGTTGGAAGTTACAAGTTCTAAGCAAGAAATGATTTTCGGGGTTGATTTTACTGAAATATATAGGAATTCAGATCTGTACAG AAGAAATAAATCTCTTATAAAAGAATTAAGTACTCCTCGTCCGGGGTCAAGCGATCTGTCCTTCCGTACTCAGTACGCTCAATCATTCTTCAGCCAGTTTTTGACATGCCTATGGAAACAGAGAGCATCATATTGGCGAAATCCTCCCTACACTGCAGCCAGATTTTTCTTTACAACTTTTATCGCCGTGTTGTATGGAACTATATTCTGGGATCTTGGATCCAAGAG GAGACATCGACAGGATCTTTTCAATTCAATGGGATCTTTGTATAGTTCAGTTCTCTTTATTGGGGCCCAAAATGCCTCATCTGTGCAGCCGGTAGTGACTGTTGAAAGAACAGTGTTTTACAGAGAAAGAGCTGCTGGAATGTACTCAGTCTTGTCATATGCATTAGCTCAG GTGCTGGTCGAAATACCATACATTCTTCTGCAAACTGTGGTATATGGTGTTATAGTGTACGCAATGATTGGATTTGAATGGAATGCGGCAAAATTCTTTtggttcttgttctttatgtttACGACATTATTGTACTACACCTTCTATGGCATGATGACTGTGGCTGTGACTCCCAACCCAAGCGTTGCATCTATTATAGCCAGTTCATTTTACGGATTATGGAATTTGTTTGCAGGATTTATTGTCCCTAGACCT AGAATGCCAATATGGTTGAGATGGTATTACTGGGCAAATCCTGTTGCATGGACATTGTACGGACTCTTGGCTTCTCAGTTTGGAGATGTCAAGGATGTGCTGGTGGATGAACATGTTAGTGTCGAGGAGTTCTTGCAGACGTACTTTGGATTTCATCACGACTTTATTGGAGTTGCTGCAGCTGTTGTTTCGGGTTTTGTACTTCTGTTTGCTTTTGTTTACGCCTTCTCCATCAGAGTGCTGAACTTTCAGAACCGATAG
- the LOC108217020 gene encoding uncharacterized protein LOC108217020, whose protein sequence is MASNNFSLSIPTFKGDHYNSWAIKMKSYLKVMNLWELIESDVELTLLPQNPTAAQIKKRDEEAAKEAKTLSCIHSAVSDGIFTSIMTCESPKEAWSTLKEEFEGNAKTKLMQVLNLKREFEMQRMKGNETIKEYVSKLMSIVNQIRLFGEIFANERVVDKILVSVPEKYESKISSLEDSKDLSKITLVELVNALSAVDQRRLMREEENGGKIEGLLLAKSHYKKMG, encoded by the coding sequence atgGCGTCAAATAATTTTTCTCTTTCGATACCTACATTCAAAGGAGATCACTATAATTCATGGGCTATCAAAATGAAATCATATTTGAAAGTTATGAATCTATGGGAATTAATTGAAAGTGATGTTGAATTAACCCTTCTTCCACAAAATCCAACCGCAGCTCAAATCAAAAAACGTGACGAGGAAGCGGCAAAAGAAGCAAAGACACTCTCATGTATTCATTCGGCGGTGTCGGATGGAATCTTTACAAGTATCATGACTTGCGAGTCACCAAAAGAGGCATGGAGCACGTTAAAGGAAGAGTTTGAAGGAAATGCTAAAACAAAGTTGATGCAAGTTTTGAATCTCAAACGAGAATTCGAGATGCAGCGAATGAAGGGGAACGAAACTATTAAGGAATATGTGAGTAAGCTTATGAgcattgttaatcaaataaggTTGTTTGGTGAAATATTTGCCAACGAGAGGGTTGTTGATAAAATTCTGGTGAGTGTTCCTGAAAAATATGAGTCTAAAATATCCTCACTTGAAGATTCTAAAGACCTATCCAAAATAACCCTAGTGGAATTAGTCAATGCTCTTAGTGCCGTAGATCAAAGGAGATTAATGAGGGAGGAAGAAAATGGAGGAAAAATTGAAGGACTCCTATTAGCGAAAAGCCACTACAAGAAAATGGGCTAA
- the LOC108217021 gene encoding ethylene-responsive transcription factor 13, producing MYSSSMSESDVALLDSIRRHLLEDIDDFDCFAHHTSSCNVPNYGWDDLFIDENVEPIQGVGPECHSAHDWKRYIGVRRRPWGKFAAEIRNPAKKGSRIWLGTYETPEDAALAYDKAAFKLRGSRAKVNFPDMLGTCISELIGDSAKRQSPEPADSLSSSSSTLSEDFESSKRRRKM from the coding sequence ATGTACTCCTCATCTATGTCAGAGTCGGATGTTGCACTGCTCGACTCGATTCGACGACACCTTCTTGAAGATATAGATGATTTTGATTGTTTTGCTCATCACACGAGTTCATGCAATGTTCCGAATTACGGGTGGGATGATCTCTTTATTGATGAAAACGTCGAACCAATCCAGGGTGTTGGTCCCGAATGTCACTCTGCACACGATTGGAAGAGGTACATAGGTGTGAGGCGGCGGCCTTGGGGAAAGTTTGCAGCAGAAATAAGGAATCCAGCTAAGAAAGGTTCAAGAATATGGTTGGGGACTTATGAGACACCTGAAGATGCTGCATTGGCTTATGACAAAGCTGCTTTTAAGTTACGCGGCTCTCGTGCAAAGGTCAATTTTCCAGATATGCTTGGCACCTGCATATCAGAGCTGATTGGTGATTCTGCCAAGCGCCAATCACCGGAGCCTGCAGACTCGTTATCATCCTCATCGTCGACGTTATCAGAAGATTTTGAGTCATCCaagagaagaagaaagatgTAG